A genomic window from Pungitius pungitius chromosome 12, fPunPun2.1, whole genome shotgun sequence includes:
- the brd4 gene encoding bromodomain-containing protein 4 isoform X2, whose translation MDYKMHAKSNDLLDFQKLDALLEKIAHSVSVKRESSEECNGISGALSVESVPGPRLNWCPTNIPTPAPAAHAPARGPEPNPFRMGDGLDAAQMSGSSSSSSSSQGQAQQMGNPPPPEYINPNRPKRQTNQLQYLLKVVLKALWKHQFAWPFHIPVDAIKLNLPDYYTIIKTPMDMGTIKKRLENSYYYNAQECLQDFNTMFTNCYIYNKPGDDIVLMAEALEKVFLQRIREMPLEETEIVVMMGKGRGRGRREGGLTMKPGPIMDSLPTTPQTRLSNLPAAPLTRGPVPGPPSLPPQPLMQILPSHVPPMLPSHAPQLVVPYSLGQMDCPPQGPIMTSVPPPVQTSLTPASIQSTAPMLQNPITMTKQRKSQKRKADTTTPTANDQLSESSPAESKSGKTLPRRESNRPTKLIKKDAPDSQHHIGMVMGLSGPSGGLSPKPQDQLGYCASLVRDMLSKKHAGYAWPFYKPVDVDALGLHDYHDIIKYPMDLSTIKVKLENRQYREPQEFAADVRLMFSNCYKYNPPDHEVVAMARKLQDVFEMRFAKMPDEPESKPIVSVPAPTLHHPAPVKPQPPLAHIASSTDSSSDSSSESESSTDDSEEERAQRLAELQDQLKAVHEQLAALSQPQASKPKRKEKEKKEKKKEKHKKKGGLSGLVDEIQDATPVPQLSKKTKTSNNNNKEVVPKKKPSKKEVMKSNHPSSLLPVPGLEDDLGTAGSSATGEKCKPMTYEEKRQLSLDINKLPGDKLGRVVHIIQSREPSLKNSNPDEIEIDFETLKPSTLRELERYVSSCLRKKKKVQVEKPVESLATSKKTGSSSESSASSTDSEAEETGIIKHQKKKGQSVKEGKKTHPHLHIQSGPAHIGILSQIAGLQSSIQMKQQPQPPPATPGFINPPVAALESSQLLETSFDSLPPFSQPLMHLTHQAGNSSPAPPHLNAHSAGPVSPETHPFLNQHPVLTSPALHISMPQQPSRPSHKAAPLHPKPPQQQPAPPQQQPPLQQPTLQQPPLQQPPLQQPTLQQPTLQQPQLQTQPQSAPPPPQHQLSSQILHPPQPLHQRPLSPPTLTPQGLLSSQPPQMLLEDDEEPGSTTPMNQVQLYLQQFQQTRQPQQSMQSLQAQARQQQQQQQQQPGQISLLQSVSLLSSQTTLPPPQIPLQITHVAPSHQAPAQQMPLHQARHMQHSQPQPQQQPQPQQLNYQHGPGLAGQSQGSQQHKISMSTNKAQQILQQQQQQQQQPQQQQQQISPRPIKAEPYNAGHMRDNPSPLMMHSPQLPQYPPVSHQSPPHIMQPKKRAPGSHVVTKEEKLPPSPVMRGEPFNAAMRPDHHKHADNKPSQAGHGQQNVKSMESLRPVIRSSETSGLSSSLQEKDKFKQEPKVPIAPKKVQDVKLKNMGSWASLAQKSTSTPLSAVKSSSDSFEQFRRAAREKEEREKALKAQAEQVEKDRQRREQDKLRGRDEEDIMEPSRRVHEEPRRRLEQQHIQAPSQQQQQQQQQQQQQQQQQQQQQQQQQQQQQQQQQQQQQQQQQQQQLLQQQQEPQPAAVQQPPQPPTPPQPAAQNPLDQQRELARRREQERRRREAMAATIDMNFQSDLMAIFEENLF comes from the exons ATGGATTACAAGATGCATGCCAAGTCAAACGATTTGTTGGATTTTCAAAAGCTGGACGCTCTTCTGGAAAAAATTGCACATTCAGTCTCTGTGAAAAG AGAGTCCAGCGAGGAGTGCAATGGGATCAGTGGTGCTCTGTCAGTGGAGTCTGTGCCGGGGCCAAGACTGAACTGGTGTCCTACCAACATCCCTACCCCTGCCCCTGCAGCTCACGCTCCAGCTCGGGGGCCTGAGCCCAACCCTTTTAGAATGGGGGACGGCCTGGATGCAGCGCAGATgtcgggcagcagcagcagcagcagcagcagccaggggCAGGCCCAGCAAATGGGCAATCCCCCACCCCCAGAGTACATCAATCCCAACAGGCCAAAGCGCCAGACCAACCAGCTGCAGTACCTGCTCAAAGTGGTGTTGAAGGCCCTGTGGAAGCACCAGTTTGCCTGGCCCTTTCACATACCAGTTGATGCGATCAAACTTAACCTGCCT GACTACTACACAATAATCAAAACTCCCATGGACATGGGAACAATCAAGAAAAGGCTTGAGAACAGCTACTACTACAACGCCCAAGAATGTCTCCAAGACTTCAATACGATGTTTACCAACTGCTACATATACAACAAG CCTGGAGATGACATAGTCTTAATGGCCGAGGCTCTAGAGAAGGTTTTCCTCCAAAGGATCCGAGAGATGCCTCTAGAAGAAACAGAGATTGTTGTCATGATGGGAAAAGGCCGTGGCCGGGGCCGAAGAGAAGGAG gTCTCACCATGAAACCAGGGCCCATCATGGATTCATTGCCTACGACTCCTCAAACACGTCTGTCAAATCTCCCAGCAGCGCCGCTGACCAGAGGACCAGTGCCGGGCCCGCCTTCACTACCTCCCCAGCCTTTGATGCAGATCCTGCCGTCCCACGTGCCCCCAATGTTACCCAGCCACGCGCCACAGCTTGTAGTCCCCTACTCCCTGGGCCAAATGGACTGTCCTCCTCAAGGTCCCATCATGACTTCTGTGCCACCCCCAGTTCAAACCTCCCTTACCCCAGCATCCATCCAGAGCACTGCCCCCATGCTGCAGAACCCTATAACCATGACTAAA CAAAGAAAGAGCCAGAAAAGGAAAGCTGACACTACAACACCCACAGCAAATGACCAACTTAGTGAGTCCTCACCAGCAGAGTCCAAATCTGGGAAGACACTACCAAGGCGAGAGAGTAACCGCCCTACAAAACTGATAAAGAAGGATGCACCGGACTCTCAGCATCACATAGGCATGGTGATGGGACTAAGTGGACCAAGTGGAGGTCTTAGCCCAAAACCACAGGATCAGCTGGGTTACTGTGCTAGTCTGGTTAGGGATATGTTGTCCAAGAAGCATGCTGGTTATGCCTGGCCATTTTACAAACCTGTGGATGTGGATGCGCTGGGATTACACGATTATCACGATATCATCAAATATCCCATGGATCTCAGCACCATCAAG GTCAAGCTGGAGAACAGGCAATACCGGGAACCCCAGGAGTTTGCTGCTGACGTACGATTAATGTTTTCCAACTGCTACAAATACAATCCACCCGACCACGAGGTGGTAGCTATGGCTCGAAAGCTGcag GATGTCTTCGAGATGCGTTTTGCCAAGATGCCAGATGAACCTGAGAGCAAGCCAATAGTCTCTGTCCCAGCTCCTACACTTCACCATCCCGCCCCAGTAAAGCCCCAGCCTCCTCTGGCCCACATTGCCTCATCAACAGACAGCTCCAGTGATTCCTCCTCTGAGTCCGAGTCTTCAACAGATGACTCTGAAGAGGAACGAGCCCAGAGGTTGGCAGAGCTCCAGGATCAG TTGAAGGCTGTCCATGAGCAGCTGGCTGCCTTGTCCCAACCACAAGCCAGCAAAccaaagagaaaggagaaggaaaagaaagagaagaaaaaagaaaagcataagAAGAAAGGAGGCTTATCTGGTCTTGTCGATGAGATCCAGGATGCTACACCTGTTCCGCAGCTctcaaagaagacaaagactagtaacaataacaacaaagagGTTGTACCCAAGAAGAAACCTAG tAAAAAGGAAGTGATGAAAAGCAATCATCCCTCCAGTTTGCTGCCTGTACCCGGCCTGGAAGATGACCTGGGAACCGCTGGGTCATCGGCAACGGGGGAGAAATGCAAACCTATGACGTACGAGGAAAAGAGGCAGCTCAGCTTGGACATCAACAAACTTCCTGGGGACAAGCTCGGCCGTGTAGTGCATATCATCCAGTCAAGAGAGCCCTCACTCAAAAACTCAAACCCCGATGAGATTGAAATTGACTTTGAGACGCTAAAGCCCTCCACTCTGCGTGAGCTGGAGAGATATGTGTCTTCCTGCCTccgcaaaaagaaaaaggttcaaG TTGAGAAGCCTGTGGAGTCGCTGGCTACCTCCAAAAAGACTGGGTCGTCTTCAGAGAGCAGTGCCTCCAGCACAGACAGCGAAGCTGAGGAGACTG GAATAATAAAGcatcagaagaagaagggccAATCTGTCAAGGAGGGGAAAAAGACCCATCCTCATTTACACATTCAGAGCGGCCCCGCGCATATTGGGATACTTTCCCAAATTGCGGGTCTTCAGTCCAGCATTCAGATGAAGCAGCAGCCTCAGCCGCCCCCTGCGACCCCCGGGTTTATTAATCCCCCTGTAGCTGCTCTTGAGTCTTCCCAGTTACTGGAGACCAGCTTCGACTCCCTGCCGCCTTTCAGCCAGCCGCTGATGCATCTCACCCATCAGGCAGGCAACTCCTCGCCCGCACCCCCACACCTCAATGCTCATTCTGCTGGGCCTGTGTCACCTGAGACTCACCCCTTCCTCAACCAACACCCTGTCCTCACGTCTCCAG CTTTGCACATTTCCATGCCGCAGCAGCCTTCTCGACCCAGTCACAAAGCAGCGCCTCTTCATCCCAAACCCCCTCAGCAGCAGCCAGcgcctcctcagcagcagcctcctctgcagcagccgaccctgcagcagcctcctctgcagcagcctcctctgcagcagccgACCCTGCAGCAGCCGACCCTGCAGCAGCCACAGCTCCAAACACAGCCCCAgtcagcaccaccaccaccacagcacCAGCTTTCCTCGCAGATCCTCCACCCTCCTCAGCCCCTGCACCAGCGGCCCTTGTCCCCTCCAACACTCACACCCCAGGGCTTGCTGTCCTCCCAGCCTCCCCAGATGCTGCTGGAGGATGATGAAGAGCCAGGGTCTACAACGCCTATGAACCAAGTACAATTATACCTGCAGCAGTTCCAGCAAACCCGTCAGCCCCAGCAGTCTATGCAGTCGCTCCAGGCACAGGcgcgtcagcagcagcagcaacaacaacaacaaccaggacAGATCTCTCTCCTGCAGTCTGTCTCTCTACTATCCTCGCAGACCACACTGCCCCCTCCCCAGATCCCCTTGCAGATCACTCACGTGGCCCCATCGCATCAGGCCCCGGCCCAACAGATGCCTCTTCACCAGGCCCGCCACATGCAGCATTCTCAGCcgcagccccaacaacagccCCAACCGCAACAACTTAACTACCAGCATGGTCCAGGACTGGCTGGTCAGTCCCAAGGATCACAACAACACAAGATATCCATGTCCACCAACAAAGCAcagcagatcctccagcagcagcagcagcagcagcagcagccgcagcagcagcaacagcagatcTCCCCTCGCCCGATCAAGGCTGAGCCCTACAACGCAG GTCACATGAGGGACAACCCATCTCCTCTCATGATGCATTCCCCGCAACTTCCCCAGTATCCACCTGTCTCTCACCAGTCCCCACCTCACATCATGCAGCCCAAAAAG AGGGCCCCTGGGAGCCATGTTGTAACAAAGGAGGAGAAACTTCCTCCATCACCAGTGATGAGAGGAGAGCCATTTAACGCTGCCATGAGACCGGACCATCATAAACATGCCGATAACAAACCTTCTCAGGCAGGCCATGGCCAACAGA ATGTGAAGTCCATGGAAAGCTTGCGACCCGTCATCCGCTCCTCCGAAACCAGTGGACTGTCCTCTTCTCTGCAGGAAAAGGATAAGTTCAAGCAGGAGCCCAAGGTGCCCATTGCCCCCAAAAAGGTACAG gatgtGAAACTGAAGAATATGGGCTCATGGGCAAGCCTGGCACAAAAGTCCACATCCACACCCTTATCTGCAGTGAAGTCATCCAGTGACAGTTTTGAGCAGTTCCGTCGTGCTGCccgggagaaagaggagagggagaaagctcTGAAGGCCCAAGCGGAGCAGGTGGAAAAGGACCGACAGCGCAGAGAGCAGGACAAACTACG
- the brd4 gene encoding bromodomain-containing protein 4 isoform X4 — protein sequence MGDGLDAAQMSGSSSSSSSSQGQAQQMGNPPPPEYINPNRPKRQTNQLQYLLKVVLKALWKHQFAWPFHIPVDAIKLNLPDYYTIIKTPMDMGTIKKRLENSYYYNAQECLQDFNTMFTNCYIYNKPGDDIVLMAEALEKVFLQRIREMPLEETEIVVMMGKGRGRGRREGGLTMKPGPIMDSLPTTPQTRLSNLPAAPLTRGPVPGPPSLPPQPLMQILPSHVPPMLPSHAPQLVVPYSLGQMDCPPQGPIMTSVPPPVQTSLTPASIQSTAPMLQNPITMTKQRKSQKRKADTTTPTANDQLSESSPAESKSGKTLPRRESNRPTKLIKKDAPDSQHHIGMVMGLSGPSGGLSPKPQDQLGYCASLVRDMLSKKHAGYAWPFYKPVDVDALGLHDYHDIIKYPMDLSTIKVKLENRQYREPQEFAADVRLMFSNCYKYNPPDHEVVAMARKLQDVFEMRFAKMPDEPESKPIVSVPAPTLHHPAPVKPQPPLAHIASSTDSSSDSSSESESSTDDSEEERAQRLAELQDQLKAVHEQLAALSQPQASKPKRKEKEKKEKKKEKHKKKGGLSGLVDEIQDATPVPQLSKKTKTSNNNNKEVVPKKKPSKKEVMKSNHPSSLLPVPGLEDDLGTAGSSATGEKCKPMTYEEKRQLSLDINKLPGDKLGRVVHIIQSREPSLKNSNPDEIEIDFETLKPSTLRELERYVSSCLRKKKKVQVEKPVESLATSKKTGSSSESSASSTDSEAEETGIIKHQKKKGQSVKEGKKTHPHLHIQSGPAHIGILSQIAGLQSSIQMKQQPQPPPATPGFINPPVAALESSQLLETSFDSLPPFSQPLMHLTHQAGNSSPAPPHLNAHSAGPVSPETHPFLNQHPVLTSPALHISMPQQPSRPSHKAAPLHPKPPQQQPAPPQQQPPLQQPTLQQPPLQQPPLQQPTLQQPTLQQPQLQTQPQSAPPPPQHQLSSQILHPPQPLHQRPLSPPTLTPQGLLSSQPPQMLLEDDEEPGSTTPMNQVQLYLQQFQQTRQPQQSMQSLQAQARQQQQQQQQQPGQISLLQSVSLLSSQTTLPPPQIPLQITHVAPSHQAPAQQMPLHQARHMQHSQPQPQQQPQPQQLNYQHGPGLAGQSQGSQQHKISMSTNKAQQILQQQQQQQQQPQQQQQQISPRPIKAEPYNAGHMRDNPSPLMMHSPQLPQYPPVSHQSPPHIMQPKKQRAPGSHVVTKEEKLPPSPVMRGEPFNAAMRPDHHKHADNKPSQAGHGQQNVKSMESLRPVIRSSETSGLSSSLQEKDKFKQEPKVPIAPKKVQDVKLKNMGSWASLAQKSTSTPLSAVKSSSDSFEQFRRAAREKEEREKALKAQAEQVEKDRQRREQDKLRGRDEEDIMEPSRRVHEEPRRRLEQQHIQAPSQQQQQQQQQQQQQQQQQQQQQQQQQQQQQQQQQQQQQQQQQQQQLLQQQQEPQPAAVQQPPQPPTPPQPAAQNPLDQQRELARRREQERRRREAMAATIDMNFQSDLMAIFEENLF from the exons ATGGGGGACGGCCTGGATGCAGCGCAGATgtcgggcagcagcagcagcagcagcagcagccaggggCAGGCCCAGCAAATGGGCAATCCCCCACCCCCAGAGTACATCAATCCCAACAGGCCAAAGCGCCAGACCAACCAGCTGCAGTACCTGCTCAAAGTGGTGTTGAAGGCCCTGTGGAAGCACCAGTTTGCCTGGCCCTTTCACATACCAGTTGATGCGATCAAACTTAACCTGCCT GACTACTACACAATAATCAAAACTCCCATGGACATGGGAACAATCAAGAAAAGGCTTGAGAACAGCTACTACTACAACGCCCAAGAATGTCTCCAAGACTTCAATACGATGTTTACCAACTGCTACATATACAACAAG CCTGGAGATGACATAGTCTTAATGGCCGAGGCTCTAGAGAAGGTTTTCCTCCAAAGGATCCGAGAGATGCCTCTAGAAGAAACAGAGATTGTTGTCATGATGGGAAAAGGCCGTGGCCGGGGCCGAAGAGAAGGAG gTCTCACCATGAAACCAGGGCCCATCATGGATTCATTGCCTACGACTCCTCAAACACGTCTGTCAAATCTCCCAGCAGCGCCGCTGACCAGAGGACCAGTGCCGGGCCCGCCTTCACTACCTCCCCAGCCTTTGATGCAGATCCTGCCGTCCCACGTGCCCCCAATGTTACCCAGCCACGCGCCACAGCTTGTAGTCCCCTACTCCCTGGGCCAAATGGACTGTCCTCCTCAAGGTCCCATCATGACTTCTGTGCCACCCCCAGTTCAAACCTCCCTTACCCCAGCATCCATCCAGAGCACTGCCCCCATGCTGCAGAACCCTATAACCATGACTAAA CAAAGAAAGAGCCAGAAAAGGAAAGCTGACACTACAACACCCACAGCAAATGACCAACTTAGTGAGTCCTCACCAGCAGAGTCCAAATCTGGGAAGACACTACCAAGGCGAGAGAGTAACCGCCCTACAAAACTGATAAAGAAGGATGCACCGGACTCTCAGCATCACATAGGCATGGTGATGGGACTAAGTGGACCAAGTGGAGGTCTTAGCCCAAAACCACAGGATCAGCTGGGTTACTGTGCTAGTCTGGTTAGGGATATGTTGTCCAAGAAGCATGCTGGTTATGCCTGGCCATTTTACAAACCTGTGGATGTGGATGCGCTGGGATTACACGATTATCACGATATCATCAAATATCCCATGGATCTCAGCACCATCAAG GTCAAGCTGGAGAACAGGCAATACCGGGAACCCCAGGAGTTTGCTGCTGACGTACGATTAATGTTTTCCAACTGCTACAAATACAATCCACCCGACCACGAGGTGGTAGCTATGGCTCGAAAGCTGcag GATGTCTTCGAGATGCGTTTTGCCAAGATGCCAGATGAACCTGAGAGCAAGCCAATAGTCTCTGTCCCAGCTCCTACACTTCACCATCCCGCCCCAGTAAAGCCCCAGCCTCCTCTGGCCCACATTGCCTCATCAACAGACAGCTCCAGTGATTCCTCCTCTGAGTCCGAGTCTTCAACAGATGACTCTGAAGAGGAACGAGCCCAGAGGTTGGCAGAGCTCCAGGATCAG TTGAAGGCTGTCCATGAGCAGCTGGCTGCCTTGTCCCAACCACAAGCCAGCAAAccaaagagaaaggagaaggaaaagaaagagaagaaaaaagaaaagcataagAAGAAAGGAGGCTTATCTGGTCTTGTCGATGAGATCCAGGATGCTACACCTGTTCCGCAGCTctcaaagaagacaaagactagtaacaataacaacaaagagGTTGTACCCAAGAAGAAACCTAG tAAAAAGGAAGTGATGAAAAGCAATCATCCCTCCAGTTTGCTGCCTGTACCCGGCCTGGAAGATGACCTGGGAACCGCTGGGTCATCGGCAACGGGGGAGAAATGCAAACCTATGACGTACGAGGAAAAGAGGCAGCTCAGCTTGGACATCAACAAACTTCCTGGGGACAAGCTCGGCCGTGTAGTGCATATCATCCAGTCAAGAGAGCCCTCACTCAAAAACTCAAACCCCGATGAGATTGAAATTGACTTTGAGACGCTAAAGCCCTCCACTCTGCGTGAGCTGGAGAGATATGTGTCTTCCTGCCTccgcaaaaagaaaaaggttcaaG TTGAGAAGCCTGTGGAGTCGCTGGCTACCTCCAAAAAGACTGGGTCGTCTTCAGAGAGCAGTGCCTCCAGCACAGACAGCGAAGCTGAGGAGACTG GAATAATAAAGcatcagaagaagaagggccAATCTGTCAAGGAGGGGAAAAAGACCCATCCTCATTTACACATTCAGAGCGGCCCCGCGCATATTGGGATACTTTCCCAAATTGCGGGTCTTCAGTCCAGCATTCAGATGAAGCAGCAGCCTCAGCCGCCCCCTGCGACCCCCGGGTTTATTAATCCCCCTGTAGCTGCTCTTGAGTCTTCCCAGTTACTGGAGACCAGCTTCGACTCCCTGCCGCCTTTCAGCCAGCCGCTGATGCATCTCACCCATCAGGCAGGCAACTCCTCGCCCGCACCCCCACACCTCAATGCTCATTCTGCTGGGCCTGTGTCACCTGAGACTCACCCCTTCCTCAACCAACACCCTGTCCTCACGTCTCCAG CTTTGCACATTTCCATGCCGCAGCAGCCTTCTCGACCCAGTCACAAAGCAGCGCCTCTTCATCCCAAACCCCCTCAGCAGCAGCCAGcgcctcctcagcagcagcctcctctgcagcagccgaccctgcagcagcctcctctgcagcagcctcctctgcagcagccgACCCTGCAGCAGCCGACCCTGCAGCAGCCACAGCTCCAAACACAGCCCCAgtcagcaccaccaccaccacagcacCAGCTTTCCTCGCAGATCCTCCACCCTCCTCAGCCCCTGCACCAGCGGCCCTTGTCCCCTCCAACACTCACACCCCAGGGCTTGCTGTCCTCCCAGCCTCCCCAGATGCTGCTGGAGGATGATGAAGAGCCAGGGTCTACAACGCCTATGAACCAAGTACAATTATACCTGCAGCAGTTCCAGCAAACCCGTCAGCCCCAGCAGTCTATGCAGTCGCTCCAGGCACAGGcgcgtcagcagcagcagcaacaacaacaacaaccaggacAGATCTCTCTCCTGCAGTCTGTCTCTCTACTATCCTCGCAGACCACACTGCCCCCTCCCCAGATCCCCTTGCAGATCACTCACGTGGCCCCATCGCATCAGGCCCCGGCCCAACAGATGCCTCTTCACCAGGCCCGCCACATGCAGCATTCTCAGCcgcagccccaacaacagccCCAACCGCAACAACTTAACTACCAGCATGGTCCAGGACTGGCTGGTCAGTCCCAAGGATCACAACAACACAAGATATCCATGTCCACCAACAAAGCAcagcagatcctccagcagcagcagcagcagcagcagcagccgcagcagcagcaacagcagatcTCCCCTCGCCCGATCAAGGCTGAGCCCTACAACGCAG GTCACATGAGGGACAACCCATCTCCTCTCATGATGCATTCCCCGCAACTTCCCCAGTATCCACCTGTCTCTCACCAGTCCCCACCTCACATCATGCAGCCCAAAAAG CAGAGGGCCCCTGGGAGCCATGTTGTAACAAAGGAGGAGAAACTTCCTCCATCACCAGTGATGAGAGGAGAGCCATTTAACGCTGCCATGAGACCGGACCATCATAAACATGCCGATAACAAACCTTCTCAGGCAGGCCATGGCCAACAGA ATGTGAAGTCCATGGAAAGCTTGCGACCCGTCATCCGCTCCTCCGAAACCAGTGGACTGTCCTCTTCTCTGCAGGAAAAGGATAAGTTCAAGCAGGAGCCCAAGGTGCCCATTGCCCCCAAAAAGGTACAG gatgtGAAACTGAAGAATATGGGCTCATGGGCAAGCCTGGCACAAAAGTCCACATCCACACCCTTATCTGCAGTGAAGTCATCCAGTGACAGTTTTGAGCAGTTCCGTCGTGCTGCccgggagaaagaggagagggagaaagctcTGAAGGCCCAAGCGGAGCAGGTGGAAAAGGACCGACAGCGCAGAGAGCAGGACAAACTACG